The Musa acuminata AAA Group cultivar baxijiao chromosome BXJ3-6, Cavendish_Baxijiao_AAA, whole genome shotgun sequence region ccgttggtgaggatttgacaactattgtcttccattatcttcgaagggtctttgaacatatgcagagctcctctgctggatagttaagagaattggggtactcggtttcacccattctcttaagagttgagaaggcaaatgttacttgacttcgcccgcctcctcgaggttgtacttcatgcatcgagctggttactggccttcgcctgctctttgctcacacttctgaagtacatgaaatgtttgcactccttgcgttgagttagctactgtgattcaccttctcaatgccattgaacttctggaatgcaagaagttttcaccccaacttggagtagttctctcataggtttggtcgcctctgggattgtaccgtcttctccatcaaccctgccgcctactccactaagtagcaaaggtacagcaccgcgtactgcctgcttcgttccttggttatgcactcttgcatgacccgaagtccttcactttcggctatcttgatgagaagcacattgacaccggtcttacgaagttctttggcctctgcccttcagccttgtctcggtacttggagattgcctctgcattctccacctcctcggcccctttcacgaccaagcgcgctccctccatgagagcaagggatcaatgactttcacggaagtcccgcctctgcggtaccatggcgctgccatgtccatagccctactatccgtcgcctcgcatctgcatcccttttcttcacgatcagtagatatgtctccgtgacactcctctgagtccacctccattctaactgatgcttgattttgggtagttaagtccctctggactcatcgtcgcttcctcgcccctttcgaccccctgcttcaacacctctgtgttctccaagcagtccgtttggtcgatggaaagacagactgcaactcccatgcatggcctctgccatcacgttgtagggtttgcaccgattctgttctccttagcttccttggtagcaacgttcgcttactcggccttgtcctctgacttgccgggctcccttaagcgaatatgagctctggagcagtccaactctccagctgcttcgatcatacctctacatgatcaagttcctcccatggaactcactggtacttgcattcgaacttttcccttggtggaacccagcccccatatgctgatgaccaaggttttcatccgatgcaaaattcgatgcacgcccggaagacccgcctctgcggtaccatggccttcactccttgaatccatagcccttcttgccgtcgtgttgttcaccgaagtggagcttccagtagctctcgttcatacctccatatgatctagtccctcccgggacaaattcgtgtgtatcgcattgccacgaactgttccaccacgatccgctgcaccatgtcgcctcctggtgacatctccattgcattctgatccttgtggaataaactcgaattgtgaaccctccatgtgtggcctctgtcaatacatcgcagggtctcttccaccttcgattttgttcgctcctttggcaatcgaccttcatccacccagtcttgggtcacacctagatgaagcaccgctctaggacagtccgtcgcctagtagctcccgaagtccaccgacttcactgtaatttgtgcaccattgtctggatcttgggcctctgcccctaccagcacaatcttcgctccgcactgcttccttcatggcaacttgaatgacaacgctgtagcatattcttcaagagtacccgcctctgcatcctcttgccccgtgctaaggccttctgaacccaacttcgcctccgcaaattgagtcaccttagttcctccatcaaatgctcatccgagataaggtgcatgtgcccagaagctcccttcgtctttggcatcatgcaagatgagtccgctctgttagAATGAAGGcctcatggaacaacatgatcctactcttgcctctgcaagagttcatgtccttgacctctgtctaaggaaagcactgtgcctctgctccatgttccaacttctatgctggttcccttcatgcggcttgggtactttgccaagttacacccaagttgctccgctcctcgtttttgcattgagtcgatggtggccctcgggcccaccattccacgggtcagccctcccttgagttcgatctccatatcgactccaagtgtgccttcatttaagttgctttgggtcgctcccccacttgatctcgcaatgcatccaccaatgcattctctcaagcgagatcatacgacgactcctcgccgcttgctcagtccatcgagcttcgtggagttgttgtttgttgaggtactcctcctcaacatgtgcggtccgtcgcacatgattctccctctggagagccgggacttatccctcctggatagctgtcccattggagcaacatctctcttcgtttcggagaccaccatccccttggactactccgatctgctgaacaaactgtgcattgttctgcctcctgcaaacgcacttgctagattgcgactccacgtcaatacagcccccgctgcaccactcaaggcctagcaacatgctgaactcgttgcacacttcagcctcctacggacgtatccttcacatgccgaagagaaagtttcaatgctccatggcgccgagtttcgatgccttgggatggccacgaacattccatcatccgcatacaagcccatgcatgagtaccaaattcttcgaattagcaattcccctcacctctgtgagctttgcataactcttttggtcgttgagcaactcattccaccttggatggtctcatcctttaccaagcgcctcgcttgccttaagcaccatcaagtatggttgtcaacgttgagtcgtagctcaaactcagccatcccaacctttgtgcgctccatattcttccaagcttgcctgttctcgtggtgcctcttgcgcgaagggttggccattcatctgaatgccaatctcggatgcccgctcctctgagcgactccttttccctacatctccatgcccgttttgccccaaacggtcgcgcgtgtgctgactgccctcaacacagccccgctaggtcccccacgtttgcatgctaagtgtttctatgagtgcttgtcctgctctgataccatctgtcacggacttagctggttttgcctaagtcgtgcggcacccttgcgtgtccgtccgcaaaggtcagcctccccgaagactcccattgtcccttaggaccaacaaaagagagaacgggctagagagaacgcctcaatcgggatccacaagcaaacatctccgaaatacacttcatagacaatgcaaattacaaacagactttacaagctctgaacagtggcacaacaaagggtaaaatggtcaattATAGACTGAGAATCTCTCATACATgtcaacatgacacaacctttatttacaagcctaaagaggccaccaacctaactaaaatgagactattaagccttcggccgcccctttacatgctgtacaaggcatgaacatgccaaaagacacggacatacataagcattacatcaaacaccttgtttagaagtttgtccgtgacagctcggtacaccgtaccgtatcagtaccgagcccaggtcgaaatatcagtacggtacggtattgcgaaccttggtcttttctttttctgattTCTGATCTCCCCTTTTTGTGACACAGGTTGGGAAGAAAGCAGCAGTGCTTGGTTTTGTTGGGGCACCGTGGACAATCGCTACATATATTGTGGAAGGGGGTACTACTCGCACATACACAACTATAAAACGCATGTGCCATACTGCACCACATGTCCTGAGGGCTCTCCTTTCTCATCTAACTCAAGCAATATCTGACTATATCATTTTCCAAGTGAAATCAGGAGCTCAGTGCATACAAATTTTTGATTCTTGGGGTGGACAATTGCCACCTCATGTTTGGGAACATTGGTCAAAACCATATATCAAACAGGTAAGGAAGGTCAACAAAATGATTGTTAAGATATGTTTACTGCTGAATTCTTTTTTCATCCAACATTTTTGTTTACCGAAATTTTTATTTGGATCTGGCACCTCATTGATTTTTCTTCTTTATATGGGAATTTCTTTATTATGAATGATGTAATTGATCTTATTACATTTATTTAAGAAAGCAAGTATGGTTAAATCCCTTgatcacaaaaaggacaaattaccAGTTTTGCCATCTGATAGTACCTTCAATCATACAGATAGTGAGTTCAGTCCGGAAAGAATGCCCTCAGACACCACTTGTGTTGTATATCAATGGTAATGGTGGTCTAATTGAGCGCATGACTGGAACTGGAGTTGACGTGGTTGGGCTTGACTGGACGGTGGATATGGCAGATGGAAGGAGGCGTCTTGGCAATAATGTTAATGTGCAGGGAAATGTTGACCCCGCATATCTTTTCTCCCCTCTTCCTGTTTTGACTGATGAAATCCATAGGTCAGTGGCATTGGTTTCTAGTTAGTACAATATgtgttaattattttaatttatgtatTCCTAGCAGGCTGGCTTTCTTCCCATGCTTTAAATGTTCTAAATAGCATGTACCAGTTAGCTCTTTGCTTTTAGGAAAGGTCATTTATCTTTTTAAATCCGTAAGGAATTTTATGTTACTTCTGTTTGATGCTTGAATGTTCTTGAAGTCAAATCATACATAATTAATGTGGCTTAAATATGCAGATGAACATAAGTAAATCACTTTGTTTCTGCAGATAGAATGGAAACTCCAAATTTGAAGTCAATTTTGACAACAAATGGCCATGGGTCAACTTGTtctaaatttttatgacattGAAGCTCTTCTGCTCTTATCAGGAATTATTTTGTTTTCCAGAACAGCCTCTACATATTATCCTTATACTATCTATTTTTCTTTGTTTACAATGTGAAAATACCTCTTGTAAATGTTTCATCTGGGAGTTTTCTCTAGCGTACATTAATTAATACATGTTTCTCCAATCAATGTGCTGTTCTTAAATAAACTATTTGAATTTTTGGGGGCTGTCGCTGCTTGTGGTCACCAAAGCCATCTGTTTTAAATGAAGCAGTTCTATGATACTTCAGAAGCAACTCTGTCAACTTCTTAATTTACTTTTTCCTTACTTTATTCTGAATGTTCATTATAGTCTAAATGTTCATTATAGcactctttttattttatttatgaccccaaaaaaaatcaattttttagtgATTGTCTAACAGCAGCAATCTTGAAAGTGGAAAGTACATGCAGTATCCTTTCACTTGATGAACATCTTGCCTGATGATATAAGCAAGTCAAGAGAAAGATGATCTTTCTATATCGGCTTATGTCTGTCCATTTCAATTCATTTCATCACCTTGTTATTTCTGTGTAAATTCATTTTCACTACTCCA contains the following coding sequences:
- the LOC135584838 gene encoding uroporphyrinogen decarboxylase 1, chloroplastic-like isoform X2; this encodes MMRQAGRYMAVYRKLAEKYPSFRVRSETVDLIVEISLQPWRAFRPDGVIIFSDILTPLPAFGVLFEIDDVKGPIIQSPICDEEGLKCLHPIDLEKLQFVGESLMILRGEVGKKAAVLGFVGAPWTIATYIVEGGTTRTYTTIKRMCHTAPHVLRALLSHLTQAISDYIIFQVKSGAQCIQIFDSWGGQLPPHVWEHWSKPYIKQIVSSVRKECPQTPLVLYINGNGGLIERMTGTGVDVVGLDWTVDMADGRRRLGNNVNVQGNVDPAYLFSPLPVLTDEIHRVVRCAGRRGHILNLGHGVLVNTPEEAVAHFFDVVRGLSYDSLFEDDVVVDELEPLTRL